GCCGTGGGGGCCGCCGGCCGCCGGTGCCGCTCGGCGCCGCCAGCCCTGTGCCCTCCtgcggcgccgccgccgccgccgcggccgcTTGGCGGAGCCGCCCGTGACCGCGGCCCGGCGCTTGGCGGGCGGGAGGCGCCGCTTGCCGGGGCGGTGGCGGGGCCGCTCGGCCGAGGGCGGCGGCGGGTCGGGGACGACGGCGCGGCAGGAGGCGTAGCCGTAGACGTCCTTGCTGCGGAGAATGACCGGGGAGAACTCGTGCTTGAGGCTGCAGAGGAAGTTCCACAGCTCCGAGTCGGAGCTCATGAACTCGGTGGACTTGGGCATGAAGAGCTTGAGGGCGTCGCCCAGCGCCTTGGTGCCGGCGTACGAGACCTGCGAACGCGAGTACACAACTTTCTCCGAATCCCCCTCCGACCCCCAGGCGCCGGGCGCCGTTCCGTTCCCggctgccgccgccgcctccgccgcccGGGCCCCCTCCTCGGCGCTCCCCGCTTCTGGATTCATCTTGCCGGCTCCTCTCTCCAGCGCCGCCTGCTTCCTGCTGCGGGTCATGGGAGCGGAGAGACGGGGGGAAAGAAGCGCGGAGAAGGGCAGAGGGACGGGCGCCGAGCGCCCCGCCGCTTGCGCGACAGGGAGCGACGATCGATATCCGCCGCCCGGCACAAAATGGCGCTTTAAACTCCCAGGCGGGGACTGCGCTCCGGCCCGCCCTCCCTCCGCGCCCCGCGGTTCGCCCGTTTGAAACGCGTCTCGCAGGCCGAGCTCCGCCTCCCGCACTTGGAGGCGGCCATTGGGGGCGCTGCGGGCGCCCCGCGGGAGGCCCGGGGTGGAGGCGCGAGGGGCTGCCGGGACCTGCCGCCCACAGGGCAGCGCCTACCCGCGGCCGGGCGCCGGGCTGGGCcctggggctgcctgctgctgtccGCTGCTTTGGCTCGCTCCAAAGGGCCAAGGGAGGCTCCGTCACAGCGCCATTTCCCACCTTGTGTCCGGTAGGGTGGCCCAGTTGGCAGCACGGGGTGCAGTTCTGGTGGCTTCAAGGTTGCAGGTGGGCCAGCAGACTTGGCTGTGGTGGTGGAGGCCTATGTGACCTCTGTGCCATGTGCTGTAAAGGCGAGGTGCTTCACAGAGCAGTGGGGAGGGTGTTGGCTtccttaaaatgttttcaagtaGAGGTTGGTTAGAGGTTTCCAAGGATGAATCCCccaaagggagaagaaagacagaggaaaataGCAAAATGGAATAGAATAGGACTGTTCATTTGGCAGTGTCCTACAAAGACCACCATGTCTTGTCGAACATTAGCATCACCCAAAAGTTAAAACatattgatgaagatgttggcCAAATGCCTTTTGGGCACCAGCCATCTCAGTAGGaagtctgttccagtgtttgcTCACCCTCACAATAAAGAAATCTTAATTTCCTGAAGTCCTATCTGGCCTAAAATGAGTGAATAGGCATGTTGCATGACCACACAGCATTAGCCACACTCGTCCTGTTGTTGCAGAAGAGTTTTAATGTGATTCTGTTGGTCAGTAACTCAACAATATAATCAAGACATTGAAATACAGTGCCATTGAGGTAGGCTTCACGTCCCAACCAAGATGACCGATAACGAAACTCAGTCTTTGCTTGGTCGAGCCCTTCCTGAAAATCACCAACTGAATGAGTCCACAACCATTTCTTCCTGTACGGTCTGGCTATGCCGGCAGCTCTGTAGGACAGCTTTGTCAGCTGCCACAAACCCCGCTGTCTCCCTAGATGGTATTTTCCAATAACTCAGAGATTGCTATCACAGGAAGAGTGTCTTGTCAAGTTCCTGGATTGTTTCAATTAAACCAGCACTCTTTCCAGTACCCAGAAAAGTAAAGTGGCAGCAAGGTCAGAGGTGGTTTAACCTCCCCTAAGAACCCTGCATGGGGTTTGATTAGACTCCTAATTACTTTCTCTCAGCATTGGTAAAGAATGAAGAATAACGGTATTTCTCTTCATAGACAGTCTTTGTTCTGTAATTAATCTCTCAGTTTAGAATTGGGAAATCTTTTATTCTCAACTCATCAAGAGCCTAAATTGGAATGTCTGGGTAGCTACTCAAATAAGAGGCAGAAATTATGTATAAGAAATTATTACTTACTGTCAGTGGAAATAAGTGAATTTTTCTTCACGGTATAATTTGGCTTGTGCTCATGGGAAACTCAAGAATATTAATCCAAATAGCCATTTAAAGTAGGTTTTGACAAAACCATTTTAAATCTTCGTGGGGACAGTCTCGAGATTTAGCCATATTCCAAAACATCGtgatctatttttaaaaaaaaagtaccctTTCCCCAAACGATAGTTGCTGGTGCTGTTTTAAATCAGATTTATTCCACAGCTCATTTCAGAGCTCAGTCGTGCCAGCAGATTGCTTTACCGTAGGGAAATATGCTACAGTGCAAGGGATAAGAACCTGTAGCTGGAAGACTTAGGACCATGCATCTCTTATCCAGTTGTGTTGCAGTTTGTCCCACTCCGGCACGAGTGCCTGGTCACAGCCATGGGATAGGCAGCCACAGCTCAACACCCTCTGGACTGCAGGAGCTGGCATGAGCACTCATCCCCAGTGGTGGGCACTTCCACGCTGTCAGATTCAGCTGCTCAGTTGGTCAGTATGCCCTCATTAAACGTCAGAAATCCAGTTGTTTATTGGCTGTTGGCCAAGGTCATTGGCCATGACCTTTTTCCTGAAATTACATTTCTGGCTTATGACTCAAAATCATTAATAGACATGTTCAGCAAGCGGGGAAGGAGTCACTGTGTCTATGAGTTAAAAGACAGATGAGTGTGTTTTTGTGTTAATCAGCATctgcaaattatttttgcttctggtATGGATGACACCACTTCACAGCACAGAATGTCATCTCAGTTTTACAACTTCACTGTAGATTTCTGCAGTGTAACATTCTCCTTTTAATACCTTACAAAGTCATCTCAAGAAAATCCACAGTAATTGGTTCTTTCAGCAATTTACAATAGCTCAGTGCAGTACTAATGAtgataataaaattaataatccTTTGGAAGTACATAGCTCTTCACTTTAATCATGCTGCTGCTTATGTGCATTAATTATCGCTCACAGCACTCCTGAGTTATGTAAGCAAATATTGCCTTTCTTTAACAgaggaataaaatgaagaaatggattAAAATAACTTGACTAACGTGTATGGGCTCAATGACTTAATTTTCTGTAGATCTTCTTAGTTTCTAACAATCAttattctaaaaatacattgaaTGTCTAcactaagagaagaaaaaatcagtCATCTTTGTTCTATTTATTCACTAGAATTTCTTTACAGACTTCTTAAGGATGGGAAGCAAAATATAACTTGATGAACTATCgcattaatgttttatttcataaataattcCTGCCCAGTATCAAACAGTGCGCCTAACTACTAAAAGGTTATCTGTACACATGATCACATAGAGTTTTGAGTCATGGTGATTTACACGAAAATCCTGGATATTAAGTCTTACGCTGCTGGGGATTTTTCTCTGACGTACTCATGCTCTCCCTAGACAGCAAGGACAGTCTTTTAGTGTCCAGCACCCTTAAAAATTATCActctttctttctatcttttcctCCGCAGTTGAGAGGTTGTATCAGCTAGCACTCTGCTTCAGTCACTTTGTTTCCTAAATGTCTTTAGCGCACATTTGGGAGACCTTGTGTGACCATGCAAGTCCTCATACATTTGCGGCTCAACTTCAGGTGTTATCCAGCAGTCATTGAGTTCCTTGTTCTGAGCTGGCAAAATTCCTGAAAGCGCTTTCATTAAAGACAAAGGCAAGGGATTTATAAGAATAGCATCTCaatcagttattttaaaaaacacaattactcttatatacatgtatatggATCACAACACGTACTTTTAAAAGATTGCCGATGCAGTTGCTgtcaaaaaaggaaatgagatgtTAGGAACTTcactggaagggaaaggaagcaaaacagaaaacagcactgcCGAATACAAGTCCATTGCGCCTCCACAGATCTGTGCTTCTAGTCCTGCCATCTCTTCAAGGTTATAGAAACGATACAAAGAAGGGCAACCAGGATGAGCAGAAATTTGGAACAGCTTCTTTTCATTATGAAGAGAGACTAAATAAGCCGAGACTCTTGGATCTGAAACACCAGATGGTTGAGGGGGAATATGATAAAGGTTTATAAAACTGCGATAGTACAAAGAAAGCAGACTGTAAGTTATTATGTCTTAGTTTTCATAGTCTAAGAGTAAAAGGGAAGCACATGAAGCTGTAGAGTGAAAAATTTTTAAATAACCAAAAAGAGGtccttttttttcagatgactCATAATTACTCTGTGGAGTTCCTTTTCCAGCAAAGTTGTGGGTGCCAACTTGGAAACTTGTACTGCAATACCAAATATAAAGATGAGCTCAGTGGGAAGGGTTTACAAATGTTATAGAGCTCACCGTTCAAAGCAATGAATGAGCGGAAGACACGAGGAGAAGGCAAAGATCCTGTTGTGCACAAAAAACCAAGACTGTCTCCTTGGTCTTGGAAAGTCTGGAAGACAATGGCTAGGCAAGAAGAGAAGACTACATCAGGGGAGGTAACCCTCAGTGTTTGCCCCATTCCTTCAGTCTCCCCCTAGCCCACCTCTTCTGACCTCTAACAGACAGCCCACCAGGAGGTGAACCCTGGAGCTGGCCGTCATTCTATTCTACAGAATGATAAAAGAGTCTTATATTTTAGCAAAAGACTTCAATACATCCCCAAAAAAGCCCCTCAATGAATGAATTCTGATGAAACTTTACTTTTCCTGTACTTCATCTTTCAAAATAATTGTTCACTGATGTACTCAGTGCCAGAAAGCAAGGACACAAATACGACATGGCTCTGAATTGGGCAATATTTATCTCCGGTAAGAGAGGGCATATGGAAAGTCCTTCTGTCTAAAATAAGTCCTACAGTATAACCTTCAACTGATAATTGtaatttacaaaacaaaaggatGCTTTGCAGCACTTCCCAGACAGGACCGACCAGTGTGGTTTTAATCTGAAAATGTATGTTAGCAATGGTGTAAAATTAGGAGATAAATCAGTCTAGTCATGCTTTTTGAATATAATTGCAGCATAAGAAATACATTGCTCAAGAACATGGTTCTCACGCATCACAGACCGTGTCATTCTGTAATGTTGGTCACACTGCATTTCCTGAGGCTCAGTACTATTTAAAGTACTGAGACTGTTAAATCAGATGTGAATTTCACTCCCTTGTCTCAACACAGACTATGTTTAATGTCTGCTAAGAACTGCTTAAAGACCTTATTGGTTAAATCTTATCTTTGATGCCACATGTTATTgagtcatagaaccacagaatcaccaaggttggaaaagaccccccAAGATTGCCCggtccagccatccacctaccaGCAGTACCTCCCTTCttcaccacatccctcagtacaacatctagaCATCTCTTGACCACCTCCAGAGAcagggactccaccacctccctgggcagcctgtgccagcgctGACCACTCACGTCGgtttaaaattgcttttcctgGTACACTCCAGTCTGTACTTccactttcctttcttccagatCCGTGTGTTGCTGGAGTACCAGGCAGTACAAATTCAGCGCAGAGCAGTGTGAGGGCATGattgattgtttttgttgttgaattAGCCACGGGATATAACACAGTGTTTATATTGGGTTTATGTTTTATTCTGGACTAGAGAGGCCATGGCAGGCGATCCAGCATAAAGCCCATAGAGAGAAAGCTGCCCCTTTTAAAGTGTTATGAATGAATTAGAGTAAGGGACTTCAAGCTGGATCAGCTTTTTATGTCATAGGGATTCGGCATATTAAACCGATGTTTagagcagcttttctttgtCATTCGACATGTCTTAGGCTCCTctagtttgttttcttcttccacatgAACCTTGCCCTCCTCTCTGCCGGCAGCGCTTCCTTTAAGAAGGGTAGATGTGGATCCTGTGCCAGCTCGGCCCTGGCACTTCCATGGGGCAGAGAAGTGATCTTCAGGCGCCTGAGGTAGGAAAGAAAGTCTTGATCTCTGTTTCAGTGAAGGTTGTAAGCCCTCAATTATGATGTAGATGTTGGTTGTTAGCATTAACACCTCATTTTGAATTTCTCTGTTGTGCTTTGAGTTAGGCACGGACTTCAAAAGACTGGAAGGATGATCTGCTCACCCCCAAATTGCTCCTGCTAAGGAACCTCTGCCCCCACTGCAGCACGGCGCGGGGATGTGCACAGCTGGGAGAGTGCGCACCGACGTGACAGAGCCAGGAAACGGGATAAAACGCCTGGCTGCGGGTCGTGGTACTCATCTGAGATCCTTCCCCGGTGTAAAACCTGCCTGGCGTCTGCTCGTGTAATTTGCGGATGTATCATATACTCTGAATGCACTTCCTGTATTTCATGCCTATATTCTAAATATATTCCATATATTTCGTATATTTGGTGCAATTCTAGATCAAAAACCCCGGGTTGTGTttggtatttattttcaaaatattctatTAACATGAGGTTCAGTAATGATTGGTAGCTTTCCTTATAACCAATTTAAAGTTATTGTGAATTCACCtcagcacaaaataaataccTAAATTAGATGATTGCAACACGTTAATTATTTTGACTAATTTTGAGAATATTgtttaaagaacaaataaaaacaggaacCTTAAAGAATACtttgaaaatgatgtttttagttcgtatatttttaaatgaaagacaagATACTGTATGGCTGTAGGTAATCTTCCTTTCAACAGACAGATAGTGACTGAAGCTAGCTGAGGTCTTGGCCCTCTGCATGATCTGCGTTGCTGTTAAGTCTCTCCTTAAAAGACAACGATATTCAAGGCAAGTTCATTCTCCGTGAATCACCTGTGGGTCCAGATGGATGAATAGCTGTATAGCTATATGAATAACtgcaagtattttaaaatgatctttCAGAACCGCAGTGAATTACTTCATGCTTTTGTTCCCACACTGGCTTATTATCAATGCTATCAATGCACAACTGCACTGGGCATTTTCCAATATATACAAGTGCCCCAAACTTTCATTATGAAGTGAAAAAAGTCATCCAAGTAAACAAATCATCCACACTCAAACTTACCTTTGGAAGGTCCATCCAGATAAGAAACAGTGGTGGTTTAATCTTTATTAAGTTAATTAAACCCATGCTAAACCCTAGTATGGACACTTGCTCCAGtttatgtgtattttatttcaagtttatTTTATGTTGGCTCCTATTCAATTTAAGCTCAATGAGCCGTTCTTACATGCATTTAAGAGAACCCACATAAGGGTGAGCACGGGTTTAATTATAGCCATCTAATTAAACCAGCATTTTCACTGTCCATTAGTTTTTTCTTACATCTGCATTTTGAGCCTTAAGTTTTTGACACTAGGAGCCTAAAGTTAAAGTCTCGAATGCTTTGTctggagctgctcagtgctctgcatTTGCAATTCATGGCCTAAGCCATTCATTATCCCCTTGCAGGCAATGAGATCTACAAATGTCCTATCACCTTTGAAAAAGTGGTCATTATTTAGAAGTGTAAATGAAGATGTCAGAGGCTGACTTCAGCTCTTGCCTGAAAGGAGTGCCCAGTCTTAAACCTCCTGACTGTAAAGATGAGTTGGACATCTCATAACAGAGCAATACTGTATTTGCTCTGAAGATATTACATGTATTAGagctacttttttctttcataacccttgtattctctttcttttctagctTCTTCCTAATCCAAATTCTTCTTAATTGTCCCTCCCTGACTGAAAGCTGAATCACTGAAATTCCTGCTCATTTGCTTCCTGCCAAAATGAGCCAGTATTTCCAAAGGCAGTCCTTCCAGTGACTAATACATTGAAATATagatttgctttgcttgttgCATGTCTCGTTTTGTCCCACCGTGGCCATAGAATGGAACGATTCAGTTACAAAGTGAATATCATAACATGCAGATCTTCATGTGTATGTGTCATatgaataaaaatagcaaaggaaaaataagctaggaaagaaacaataggaaaaaaccaaaaagctgaGATTCCAAGATTGCTGTAAAAAGCGTTGCTAATGGATAGATGAACCACTGAAAATTGCCAGGTACAATCTGTAGTtgtatgaaattaaaaaataaatctacagTCTTTCTCACCAAAGCAAAGAGAATAGCTTTCCCCACATACAGAATAGCTTTCCCCACATACAGAATAGATTTCCCCACATACAGAATAGCTTTCCCCACAGGCAGGAACTTCCCAGCAGAATGTTCCTGTTTTAGGAGAGGTTGGAATTCATGAAGATGGAGATTTGGCCAATGTCTGAAAAGTGGAAGGATTAGGAGTGGATTagaaaataagcagagaaaCACAAGTAGATTACAGAGGCAGAACTGGCTTGCCTGATGGCAATAAAAATTGGGCATATTTCAATGTGCTGAACTGTCTAATGTAAGCTAGCTGTCAGGGTGGATATGGGTTTTCAGCCATTTATCTCCACTGATTTTAGAAGAATTTTATGACTAGGTTCGATAGATAATCTCTAGAAGTCCTGACTAAAGCAGAATTAATTCTACCACAGgtataaaatatttcaatcaAGATCATTTCCTTCAGCCAGTCTCTAAATTGTCTTCCACCATTAACATGATACTAAAAGCAGAAATGGAGAGATCCGTAGTGTAAACAAGTTGATTATTGGTGACCTTCTATGATAGAGTGATGGCTTCAGTGGGCAGGGGAAgggtgatggatgtcatctatctggacttctgcaaagcctttgacatagtccctcaccacatccttctctctaaatcaaagaggtgtggatttgaaggatggactgtacGATAGATTAGGAAGTAGCTGGCTGGACACAGCCAAGGGGTTGTgtttaatggttctgtgtcagggtggaggccagtcacaagCGATGTCCCTCAGGGGGaggtcttgggactggtgctcttcaacatcttcatcagtgacacagatgatggcatcaAGTGCGCCCTCAGCAAGTTTTAGATGACGCTGTGGTGAAGTCAATACATTGGAGGGAAGAGCCATACCTCTTAGCTGTGCCTTGCAGTGAGATTGTCAGTGCCTTCCAGCTCTCCCTGCTGGAAATAAGTTGTTTTGCTCTCAATAGAGCTGGCAAttacttttgtttgcttgccttTTATCCTAATTGGTGAAAGACAGACCACCTACTGCTTAGGAAACACAGTCTCTTGCCCATGGCCAGACAGAGCGAGGGCAGCAAGGAGGTAGGGAAGGGCAGCATTGGGCAGCTCCATTGGGCAGGTCATGCTTCTACCTGCCTATATTGactttctggaaaatattttaatccaaggttggttggttttttttagttaCAGGATTATTCTAAATTTAATTACAACTTATTAATGGAGTCCAAGGGCTTTAATTTCTACTTCAAATTAGGTGTTTCTTAAAACATTCCATTCAGTCTAGACAAACCATGTTTGAAACTCATCAATATTGCTGACTGCACACTGTTCAACTTCACTCCGTCCTCCAGGAGCTGTGGCTTCTACTTGGTAAAATATCCATTCCCATTAGTCAGCATGCAGTGCTGTTggtatgctttttcttttttggatcAAGTACAACTTGATCCCCACCTCATGTTACTGGAGAAATGTTTATATTTCATTATCACTTGGCTTCTTTTAGTAATACCAATAATATTTGCCAAATCCCTTTTGCTGATATCTTGACTGGGATCTTTACATTTGAATTTAATAATATCCTTGCCCTATACTCTGCTTTCCTGCATCAAGGATAACTATCAGCTTACTAGTTTGAGTTGAAGCTGGCTCATCATTCCCCCATCAGATCTGTTAGAGATACGACACTGAAGGGTTTTGCCATCTTCCATATTCTGACAGATAACGTTCTGTCATAGATGGTGGTGGGTACATATTGTAACACTGTTGAATGGATGTCCTGCATCACACATGGCAGGTTTGATATTTCTAATACCTCTCATGCTTGGAGTGGTTATCTGATatcaagataaataaaatatgtaggTTCATAAAATCCAGACACTGTACAGTGTAAGTAAGGGGGAGCATGGAGCTGATGGAAAGGAGCAACAGATGCAGAGGCTGCATTAATGCTACTTTCAGACCAAGCTCCTAGGTGAGAGAGACCCACCACAATGGCCTTAAGATGTCAGTGGTCTCACTGGTCTGCATGGAGCCCCTGGACAGGTGAGCCTTGCCACTCACCCTCAGCTGTAACTCCAGCAGGGGATCTGAGAAGTTGGGAAACATAGAATCACTGGGTGCTTTGAgatgaaagggaccttaaatatctagtttcaaccccctgccatgagTAGAGACACTTACCAGTTTGCCTAAAGTCACATAtaacctggccttaaacacctcctgGGTGGCCTGTGCTAGTGCCTCAGTGCCCTTATATCTGGTGTAAGTCTACCCTTCTTagagtttaaagccatttctccttctcCTATCACTATAGATCCTCATAAAGAAAAAActtctctccatctttcttAGATccccctttaagtactggaaggctgtggtGAGATCTGCCCGAAGATGCCCCTTCTCCAGGCACCCCACTTCCCACAGACTCTTCTCACAGCAGAGGTGccccagccctctgaccatTCCTTAGAGATCCCAGACCCACACCTGACATGCTCAGCATGAGATGTCTGCTCAACTCCAGCAGTGCCCGGGCTCAAATCCTGGTGGGCAGCTGACAGCTCCTTGGGCAGAGTGAGCATTCACCCTGAGCCCATCCTTGGCAGAAGTCACTCTCTGTCAAGGCATGTCCAGAGTTGCTTTAGGTGCACAAATGACTACATGGGACTTGGTGTGATGGGAAAGCTCTGCCGATGCTCATTTCAGATGTCAGGTTTGTAACACAGACAAATGAAAACCATGTTGCCAACTTTATTCCGTAACCACACAAATTTTGCATTTCCATATCCTAAGGATCCTAAATTACAAGAACACTGTGGGTGCCCTTGGAGATCAATATTACTATCCATGCCCCACTAGTGAAGGAGAAGCACGGAGACAGAATGCCCAAGACCTTTCTTCCAGTCACACCAGACATTTGTGGTGGAGTTTTGAGAAGTACACAGACCCACTGACTCccagaatttcacagaatcacagaactgtaagggttggaagggacctctagagatcatcaagtccaaccccgCTGCAAAGCAGGATCCCTACAACGGATTACCCCAGCAGGTATCCAGGCTGGTCTTGAgtacctccagagaaggagaatccacaaccacccttggcagcctgttccagtgctctgtcagctttgctgtgaagaagttccttcacATATTGGTGTGGGacttcctatgcttcagtttatggctgtttccccttgttctgtccccacagactgctgaaaagaggttggctATTtccctttgactcccacacttaagaTGCTTATAAACATTACTAAGATCACCTCttagtctttttttctcaggGTTGAACAGATGCAGGTTACTCAGCCTatcctcataagggagatgttccaggccctttatcatctttgcaGAGGGAAGATTCAGActggatgttaggaggaaattctcaGGGAGCAGTgaagccctggcacagctgcccataaAGCTgtgatgctccatccctggaggcgctcagggccgggctggatggggccctggttagcctgaactggtggggggcagccagcccacggcaggggtTGTAGCCActgggctttaaggtcccctccaacccaaaccattctgtgattcccgCTTCCCACCGCCGTCGCAGCACCTCAGGTTCCCGCACCTGCCCGTAGGCAGCGGGACCGGGAAGCAGCGGAAGCCGGTGCCCG
The sequence above is a segment of the Excalfactoria chinensis isolate bCotChi1 chromosome 1, bCotChi1.hap2, whole genome shotgun sequence genome. Coding sequences within it:
- the CCDC71L gene encoding coiled-coil domain-containing protein 71L, giving the protein MTRSRKQAALERGAGKMNPEAGSAEEGARAAEAAAAAGNGTAPGAWGSEGDSEKVVYSRSQVSYAGTKALGDALKLFMPKSTEFMSSDSELWNFLCSLKHEFSPVILRSKDVYGYASCRAVVPDPPPPSAERPRHRPGKRRLPPAKRRAAVTGGSAKRPRRRRRRRRRAQGWRRRAAPAAGGPHGEERLREAAGPPGEEEAEDSERGSPAEEAAWEQPFGGKSLEEIWKAATPRLTTFPTIRVRGGVWNWRSLEAARRRAQRILGVDLSPVVRVRRLPVAPS